One genomic window of Equus caballus isolate H_3958 breed thoroughbred chromosome 6, TB-T2T, whole genome shotgun sequence includes the following:
- the OR10AD1 gene encoding olfactory receptor 10AD1 yields MVDLRNGSTVTEFIIVGFEQSSHSTQALLFAVFLALYSLAMAMNGLIIFITWTDPRLNSPMYFFLGLLSFLDVCFITTTIPQMLIHLVVQNHALSFASCLTQMYLVFGVGVAECILLAFMAYDRYVAICHPLSYAQIMSWHVRMGLVSTAWFFGLINGILLDYMTFRGPFCRDNHIENFFCEAPIVITLSCGDPQFSLRVIFADAIVVLLSPMVLIVISYARILASILGRTSSSGRGKTFSTCASHLTVVVFFYTSAMFSYMNPRSTHGPDKDKPFSLLYTVITPMCNPIIYSFRNKEMKGAMVRALGRTSLAQAESI; encoded by the coding sequence ATGGTGGACCTAAGGAACGGGAGCACAGTGACAGAGTTTATCATTGTGGGCTTTGAGCAGAGCTCCCATTCCACTCAGGCATTGCTCTTTGCTGTCTTCCTAGCCCTCTACAGCCTTGCCATGGCCATGAATGGCCTCATCATCTTCATCACCTGGACAGACCCCAGGCTCAACagccccatgtacttcttccttggcctcctttccttcctggatGTCTGcttcatcaccaccaccatcccacAGATGCTGATCCACCTGGTGGTCCAGAACCACGCTCtctcctttgcctcctgcttGACCCAGATGTATCTGGTTTTTGGCGTGGGTGTGGCCGAGTGTATCCTCTTGGCTTTTATGGCCTATGACCGTTATGTTGCTATCTGCCACCCTCTTAGCTATGCCCAGATCATGAGCTGGCATGTCCGTATGGGACTGGTGAGTACTGCCTGGTTCTTTGGGCTGATCAATGGCATCCTGCTTGATTACATGACATTTCGTGGTCCATTCTGTAGAGACAACCACATAGAAAACTTCTTCTGTGAGGCCCCCATCGTGATCACTCTCTCTTGTGGAGACCCCCAGTTTAGTCTGAGAGTGATCTTTGCTGATGCTATTGTGGTGCTGCTCAGTCCCATGGTGCTCATTGTCATCTCCTATGCCCGCATCCTGGCCTCCATCCTTGGCAGAACCTCCTCCTCAGGTCGGGGAAAGACCTTCTCTACTTGCGCCTCCCATCTGACTGTGGTCGTCTTTTTCTACACCTCAGCCATGTTCTCGTACATGAACCCCCGCAGCACGCATGGCCCTGACAAAGACAagcctttctccctcctctacaCCGTCATCACCCCCATGTgcaaccccatcatctacagttTTCGAAACAAGGAAATGAAGGGGGCCATGGTGAGGGCCCTTGGGAGGACCAGCCTTGCTCAGGCAGAGTCCATCTAG